Proteins encoded by one window of Cyclobacteriaceae bacterium:
- a CDS encoding DUF433 domain-containing protein → MENLLDRITINPDICNGKPTIRGMRLTVKTILDFLAAGETKESLLKAYPVLEEKDILACIQFASNSIDQKGKSILTE, encoded by the coding sequence ATGGAAAATCTGCTGGACAGAATAACAATTAATCCGGATATCTGTAATGGCAAGCCAACCATAAGAGGGATGCGGCTTACTGTAAAAACGATTTTAGATTTTCTTGCAGCGGGAGAAACAAAAGAAAGTCTTTTAAAAGCCTATCCTGTTCTTGAAGAAAAAGATATTCTGGCCTGCATTCAATTTGCTTCAAATTCCATTGATCAAAAAGGGAAATCCATTTTGACCGAATAA
- a CDS encoding DUF5615 family PIN-like protein, translated as MSDFNYLVDLNLPRNFSFFNKPEFSFVMDIDPRMTDSEIWNLAIKTNKVILTKDSDFFNRSITSKHKAKVVHFEIGNMNLKELHEYFRKNWDNICQLLNEFNLVVADPEKIKGIL; from the coding sequence ATGTCGGATTTCAACTATCTCGTTGATCTTAACCTGCCCAGAAATTTCAGTTTCTTCAATAAGCCCGAATTCAGTTTTGTTATGGATATTGATCCCAGGATGACGGATTCAGAAATCTGGAATCTGGCCATTAAAACAAATAAAGTGATTCTCACAAAAGATTCAGATTTCTTCAATAGAAGCATCACATCTAAACACAAAGCAAAAGTTGTCCATTTTGAGATTGGCAACATGAATCTTAAAGAGCTTCACGAATATTTCAGAAAAAACTGGGATAATATTTGCCAGCTACTAAACGAATTCAACCTAGTTGTAGCTGATCCAGAGAAGATAAAAGGGATACTATAA
- a CDS encoding aminotransferase class V-fold PLP-dependent enzyme produces the protein MKGLVNFTPGPSQLYFTVEDHMRQAFREGIPSLSHRTKTFEGIYQHTAGGIRQILGIPDHFHIVFTSSATEIWERIIQNLVEEKSHHFVNGAFSKRFYEIALQLNRKPTKTEVPEGERFKSADRQQTELIAITHNETSTGVLLPMDFIHSFRETHPDSLITVDAVSSLPYPQFDFAKIDSLYFSVQKGFGLPAGLGVWILNDACVTKAEQIHAKGISIGTYHSIPSLVTHTKKNQTPETPNVLGIYLLGKVIEDMLRRGIDMIRKETEYKAAILYHALQQHELIKPFVQEKAFQSKTVIVADTGTHTEKIKIFLEAHGLSPGDGYGKVKASQLRFANFPAHSKEQFELLVDTLAKYSG, from the coding sequence ATGAAAGGCTTAGTTAATTTCACACCCGGTCCTTCCCAACTCTATTTCACCGTAGAAGATCACATGCGTCAGGCTTTTCGCGAGGGCATTCCTTCACTGTCACACCGCACGAAAACGTTTGAAGGAATCTATCAACATACTGCCGGTGGAATCAGGCAAATCCTGGGGATACCTGATCATTTCCATATTGTCTTCACTTCATCGGCTACCGAAATCTGGGAACGAATCATTCAAAACCTGGTAGAAGAAAAAAGTCATCATTTTGTAAATGGCGCTTTTTCAAAACGCTTTTATGAAATTGCTTTACAACTAAATCGTAAACCAACAAAAACCGAAGTGCCGGAAGGCGAAAGATTTAAGTCGGCTGATAGACAGCAAACCGAACTGATTGCCATTACGCATAATGAAACCAGCACCGGTGTGTTGCTGCCTATGGACTTTATTCATTCATTCAGGGAAACTCATCCAGATTCATTGATCACTGTCGATGCTGTATCCTCGCTCCCCTATCCCCAATTCGATTTTGCAAAAATTGATTCGTTGTATTTTTCTGTGCAAAAGGGTTTTGGTTTACCTGCAGGGCTTGGTGTTTGGATTTTGAATGATGCTTGCGTGACGAAAGCCGAACAAATACACGCAAAAGGGATTTCCATTGGCACCTATCACAGCATCCCGAGTCTGGTAACCCACACCAAAAAAAATCAAACCCCTGAAACGCCAAACGTGTTGGGTATATATCTGTTGGGAAAAGTTATTGAGGATATGCTCCGTAGAGGGATTGATATGATCCGTAAAGAAACCGAATACAAAGCGGCTATTCTGTATCATGCTTTACAACAACATGAACTGATCAAGCCGTTCGTTCAAGAGAAAGCATTTCAATCGAAAACGGTTATTGTTGCCGATACCGGAACACACACAGAAAAAATTAAAATCTTTCTCGAAGCTCACGGACTCTCACCCGGTGATGGCTATGGAAAAGTAAAAGCAAGTCAGTTAAGGTTTGCCAATTTCCCGGCTCATTCCAAAGAACAGTTTGAATTATTGGTTGATACCTTGGCAAAATATTCAGGGTAA
- a CDS encoding RNA polymerase sigma factor — translation MEDKDLLSKIRNPETRNYGFNMLVRTYQQRVYWHVRKMVIDHDDADDLTQEVFIKIHRYIDNFREDSQLFTWIYRIATNECLSFLDKKKKRFFLPIGDVAGELGGKLDSSAHISGDEIQLKLQKALLKLPEKQRLVFNMKYFDDLSYEDISEITETSVGALKASYHHAVKKIEEFLTEN, via the coding sequence TTGGAAGACAAAGACCTCTTGTCGAAAATCCGAAACCCGGAAACGCGGAACTACGGCTTCAACATGCTGGTGCGCACCTATCAGCAACGGGTATATTGGCACGTGCGCAAAATGGTTATTGATCACGATGATGCAGACGACCTGACACAGGAAGTGTTTATTAAAATCCATCGGTATATTGATAACTTCCGTGAGGATTCCCAGCTTTTTACCTGGATTTACCGGATAGCCACCAACGAATGCCTGAGTTTTCTGGATAAAAAGAAAAAACGATTCTTTCTTCCTATTGGAGATGTGGCGGGAGAACTAGGTGGTAAACTCGATAGCAGCGCACACATTTCTGGCGATGAAATTCAACTGAAACTTCAGAAAGCGCTCCTGAAATTACCCGAAAAGCAACGGCTGGTTTTTAACATGAAATACTTTGATGACTTGTCGTATGAGGACATCTCGGAGATCACGGAAACCAGTGTGGGCGCCTTAAAGGCCAGTTATCACCATGCCGTCAAGAAAATTGAAGAATTCCTGACTGAGAATTAA
- a CDS encoding M1 family metallopeptidase codes for MYRLILLFATLLSITVTSAQDYRWQQRAEYAMDVRLDVKTHKVTGTQKLVYYNNSPDTLHKVYYHLYFNAFQPGSMMDVRSRNIADPDGRVTDRISKLKDDEIGYQRVQSLKQDGKDIHYHVEGTILEVTLAKPILPKTKTTFDMKFEAQVPVQIRRSGRNSREGIAYSMTQWYPKLAEYDFQGWHAYQYVAREFHGVWGDFDVKITIDPAFVIGGTGKLQNPDKIGHGYEKAGTKVSRPSGELTWHFTAKNVTDFAWAADPDYVHEISQVPDGPEVHFFYQPGEKTTENWKRLKDYTVKHFQFMNKTFGKYPYEVYSVIQGGDGGMEYAMCTLITGERSLSSLVGVMAHEVSHSWYQGVLASNESLYAWFDEGFTDFSADESMASILNEPNDHGGSYNGYFALVRSGLQEPMNQHSDHFTTNRAYGTSAYSMGAVFLHQLKYIIGEANFYKGMLRYYNTWKFRHPEPIDFIRVMEKTSGMQLKWYLSYWVNTTKRIDYGIKNVLSDTDATFVTLERVGEFPMPIDLLVTYTDGTTELFYIPMNETLGNKPAESTTQSRVELETWPWVNPTYTLKINKPVKSIAKLEVDPSMRMADINRKNNLMELSAEMKAYEDPTRK; via the coding sequence ATGTACCGACTGATTTTACTCTTTGCCACCCTACTTTCTATTACCGTAACATCTGCACAAGACTACCGCTGGCAACAACGGGCCGAATATGCCATGGATGTACGCCTGGATGTAAAAACGCATAAAGTAACAGGCACACAAAAGCTGGTTTATTATAACAACTCTCCCGATACCTTACACAAGGTTTACTACCACCTGTATTTCAATGCCTTTCAACCGGGCAGCATGATGGATGTTCGTTCCAGAAATATTGCAGATCCGGATGGACGTGTAACCGACCGCATTTCAAAATTAAAAGATGACGAAATCGGGTATCAACGGGTACAAAGTCTGAAACAAGATGGCAAGGACATCCACTACCATGTGGAAGGAACCATCTTAGAAGTAACACTGGCAAAACCCATTCTACCCAAAACCAAAACCACGTTCGACATGAAATTCGAAGCGCAAGTGCCGGTTCAGATCAGAAGATCCGGAAGAAACAGTCGCGAAGGAATTGCTTACTCCATGACACAGTGGTATCCGAAATTGGCTGAATACGATTTTCAGGGATGGCATGCCTACCAATACGTAGCGCGTGAGTTTCATGGCGTGTGGGGTGATTTTGATGTGAAGATTACGATTGATCCCGCATTTGTAATTGGCGGTACCGGTAAGCTACAAAACCCGGATAAGATCGGACATGGATATGAAAAGGCAGGCACAAAAGTATCACGGCCTTCTGGAGAATTAACCTGGCATTTTACCGCAAAAAACGTTACCGACTTTGCCTGGGCAGCTGACCCGGATTATGTTCATGAAATTTCGCAGGTGCCTGATGGACCTGAAGTTCATTTCTTTTATCAGCCCGGAGAAAAAACAACTGAAAACTGGAAAAGACTTAAGGACTACACCGTCAAGCATTTTCAGTTCATGAATAAAACGTTTGGAAAATATCCATACGAAGTTTACTCCGTAATTCAGGGAGGTGATGGCGGAATGGAGTATGCGATGTGCACCTTGATTACAGGTGAACGTTCACTTTCCAGTCTCGTAGGCGTAATGGCGCATGAAGTTTCGCATAGCTGGTACCAGGGTGTGTTGGCTTCAAACGAATCCTTGTATGCCTGGTTTGATGAAGGCTTTACCGATTTTTCAGCTGACGAATCCATGGCCAGTATTTTAAACGAGCCGAACGATCATGGAGGAAGCTACAACGGGTATTTCGCGTTGGTAAGAAGCGGACTGCAAGAACCCATGAATCAGCACTCCGATCACTTTACAACCAACCGCGCTTATGGAACATCAGCCTACAGCATGGGCGCTGTGTTTTTACATCAACTAAAATACATTATCGGTGAAGCCAACTTTTACAAAGGCATGTTACGCTACTACAACACGTGGAAGTTTCGCCATCCGGAGCCTATCGATTTCATCCGTGTAATGGAAAAAACTTCCGGTATGCAATTAAAATGGTACTTGAGTTACTGGGTAAATACCACCAAGCGGATTGATTACGGAATTAAAAATGTGTTGAGTGATACGGATGCCACATTCGTTACCTTGGAACGTGTTGGTGAATTTCCAATGCCGATTGATTTACTGGTAACGTATACCGATGGCACAACCGAGCTGTTCTACATCCCCATGAATGAAACACTGGGTAATAAGCCAGCTGAAAGTACTACTCAATCCCGTGTTGAGTTGGAAACCTGGCCTTGGGTAAACCCGACCTACACCTTGAAGATTAATAAGCCTGTAAAATCCATAGCAAAGCTTGAGGTTGATCCTTCCATGCGCATGGCCGATATAAACCGGAAGAATAACCTGATGGAGTTATCGGCTGAAATGAAAGCCTACGAAGATCCCACACGTAAATAA